A portion of the Gossypium arboreum isolate Shixiya-1 chromosome 8, ASM2569848v2, whole genome shotgun sequence genome contains these proteins:
- the LOC108468057 gene encoding 14 kDa proline-rich protein DC2.15-like, translated as MASKRSASVALFFALNILFFSLVSANCSCPSPKPKPNPTPSPTPAAEGKCPINTLKLGVCAEVLGLVNVTVGSPPVQPCCTLIKGLADLEAAVCLCTAIKGNILGINLNIPVSLSLLLNVCSKKVPSGFQCP; from the coding sequence ATGGCTTCAAAAAGATCGGCATCGGTTGCCCTCTTTTTTGCACTCAACATTCTCTTCTTTTCACTTGTCAGTGCTAATTGTTCTTGCCCTTCCCCCAAACCAAAACCAAACCCCACTCCCTCCCCAACTCCTGCTGCGGAAGGAAAATGCCCCATAAATACCCTTAAACTAGGTGTATGTGCTGAGGTGCTTGGTTTAGTCAATGTAACTGTTGGGTCACCCCCAGTTCAACCTTGCTGCACCCTTATCAAAGGCCTTGCTGATCTTGAAGCAGCTGTTTGCCTTTGCACAGCGATCAAAGGCAACATTTTGGGTATCAATCTTAATATTCCAGTTTCCCTCAGCTTGCTTCTAAATGTCTGCTCAAAAAAAGTTCCATCCGGCTTCCAATGTCCCTGA